Proteins from a single region of Dyadobacter fanqingshengii:
- a CDS encoding AAA family ATPase, whose translation MKFIVLPDQRLMTNSVKKQLFLIHSEWDDYFQFATTYLLFYVTELGAIQSLGVLKIGEFKMGESQRSPMIPLQFDSLDDRFFSLGQDEDYYGVLATFGPSFRDEVLDALNDVARDLDLFERALHEKVMGVSLLRDVSKATVRGQLHRVSRGGARLSPYNFSYFGPPQLDRLSSQIVLSFAVLPNAEPPTNIHVLIGRNGVGKTFMLNSMTNALVAQNSGAVTYPSGSFSFNQNMLGSELFANIVSVTFSAFDPFPPLPEAINRSSDLKYSYIGLKSIANAPNRQTGASKGPEELANEFATSAKLCLSQPARALRWRRSLLALQSDTIFRGANIAELSTSNSPEHWIEASQIFARLSSGHKIVLLTMTRLVETVEERTLVLLDEPEAHLHPPLLSAFIRSISDLMIDRNGVALIATHSPVVLQEVPRSCVWKVRRNGQTTTVERPEIETFGENIGILTREIFGLEVTDSGFHNILRRSVDEELTYEDAVNRFDGQLGEEAKAIVRTLMIQKNRGIS comes from the coding sequence ATGAAATTTATTGTGTTGCCAGATCAAAGGTTGATGACTAACAGCGTCAAAAAGCAACTTTTTCTTATTCATAGCGAATGGGATGATTATTTTCAGTTTGCAACCACATATTTACTTTTTTACGTGACGGAGCTCGGTGCCATCCAAAGTTTGGGCGTGCTAAAAATTGGAGAGTTCAAAATGGGCGAGTCACAACGCTCTCCAATGATTCCTCTACAATTTGATAGTCTGGATGACCGATTTTTTTCGCTGGGACAAGACGAAGATTACTACGGAGTTTTAGCGACGTTTGGCCCGAGTTTCAGAGACGAAGTACTGGATGCCCTAAATGATGTTGCGCGAGACCTAGATTTATTCGAGCGGGCTTTACACGAGAAAGTCATGGGAGTGTCGTTACTGCGAGATGTCAGCAAGGCAACTGTGAGGGGGCAACTTCATAGGGTAAGTCGAGGAGGCGCGCGGCTCTCTCCTTATAATTTTAGCTATTTCGGGCCTCCACAACTTGACAGATTGTCTAGTCAAATTGTACTTTCATTCGCCGTTCTGCCAAATGCGGAGCCGCCCACTAACATTCATGTTTTGATCGGAAGAAATGGAGTTGGGAAAACCTTTATGTTAAATTCCATGACGAATGCCTTGGTTGCGCAAAATTCCGGAGCGGTCACTTATCCCAGCGGCTCTTTCTCATTCAATCAAAATATGTTGGGTAGCGAACTATTTGCGAATATTGTGTCCGTAACATTTAGCGCATTCGATCCATTTCCGCCGCTGCCAGAAGCCATCAATCGAAGCAGTGATTTAAAGTACTCCTATATTGGCCTAAAAAGTATAGCAAATGCGCCAAATAGGCAAACTGGTGCTTCGAAGGGTCCAGAAGAACTTGCCAACGAGTTTGCAACAAGTGCCAAACTTTGCTTGAGTCAACCTGCGAGAGCGTTGAGATGGAGAAGATCATTGCTTGCTTTACAGTCCGATACGATTTTTCGCGGAGCAAACATTGCTGAGCTCAGCACCTCGAATAGTCCTGAGCACTGGATAGAAGCGTCGCAAATTTTTGCAAGGCTAAGCTCGGGACATAAAATCGTATTGCTTACAATGACGCGGTTGGTCGAAACTGTTGAAGAGCGAACCTTGGTGCTCCTTGACGAACCAGAAGCTCATCTGCATCCTCCGTTGCTATCGGCTTTCATACGATCCATTTCAGATCTAATGATTGATAGAAATGGTGTTGCACTTATTGCAACTCACTCCCCTGTGGTGCTACAAGAAGTTCCTAGAAGTTGTGTTTGGAAAGTCCGACGGAATGGACAGACTACCACAGTTGAAAGACCAGAGATCGAAACATTTGGTGAGAATATTGGCATTTTGACAAGGGAAATATTTGGTCTGGAAGTGACTGATTCCGGCTTTCACAACATTTTGCGAAGGTCTGTCGACGAAGAGCTAACATACGAAGACGCTGTCAATCGCTTCGATGGGCAATTAGGGGAAGAAGCTAAGGCGATCGTCCGTACATTAATGATACAAAAGAATCGAGGAATTTCATAA
- a CDS encoding HNH endonuclease, with the protein MANSVARAEQIYIDAADRRRLNEILQVGDVDGIVTNAEMVTVYTSRMVGANSPGRPIYDRIMASARFGRCPFCGHRSVSTLDHHLPKTSYSEFTVTPLNLIPACKDCNKAKEWDNPYHPDQVFLHPYFDDVENDRWLQGNVITGPVATLSFSVVVPAHWDLITCNRVRNQFNKLGLDELYRSNAVEEMLNIRFQLTNMWNQGGRDAVRAHLRSNAESRLNNRVNSWQTATYEALSLSDWYCDAGFRMQ; encoded by the coding sequence GTGGCAAATTCTGTCGCCCGCGCTGAACAAATTTACATTGATGCTGCAGATCGCAGGAGGTTAAATGAGATTCTACAAGTAGGCGACGTTGACGGTATCGTGACTAATGCTGAAATGGTTACAGTTTACACATCAAGAATGGTTGGAGCGAACTCTCCCGGGCGGCCGATTTATGACCGAATCATGGCTTCTGCGAGATTTGGGAGATGTCCATTCTGCGGGCACCGATCGGTATCTACCTTAGACCATCATTTACCAAAGACGTCATATTCTGAGTTCACGGTCACTCCACTAAACTTGATTCCAGCTTGCAAAGATTGTAATAAAGCAAAAGAGTGGGACAATCCATATCATCCTGATCAGGTATTTCTTCACCCTTACTTCGACGATGTTGAAAACGACAGATGGTTGCAAGGAAATGTTATTACTGGGCCCGTTGCTACATTATCATTCTCGGTGGTCGTTCCAGCACATTGGGATCTAATCACCTGCAACCGAGTTCGCAACCAATTTAACAAACTTGGTCTAGATGAGCTCTATCGCTCTAATGCGGTTGAGGAAATGCTAAACATTCGATTTCAACTTACTAATATGTGGAATCAAGGTGGTCGCGATGCTGTCCGCGCTCATTTGCGGAGCAACGCTGAATCTCGATTGAACAATCGAGTTAACTCATGGCAAACTGCAACGTATGAGGCACTTTCTCTAAGTGACTGGTATTGCGACGCCGGTTTTAGAATGCAGTAG